In the genome of Arachis stenosperma cultivar V10309 chromosome 6, arast.V10309.gnm1.PFL2, whole genome shotgun sequence, the window tttaactccagaaacagcccaggaacatgaaaagctcaagtctaagccccagcacacaccaagtgggccccagaagtggatttctgcactatttatctcagtttactcattttctataaacctaggttactagtttagtatttaaacaatttttagagatttattttgcatctcatgacattttagatctgaactttgtactctttgacggcatgagtctctaatctccattgttgggggtgaggagcactgctgtgtcttgatagattaatgcaattatttctgttttctattcaaacacgcttgtttctatctaagatattcattcgcgcttcaatatgatgaatgtgatgatccgtgacactcatcaccattctcaatttatgaacgcgtgcctgacaaccacctccgttctaccttagattaaatgagtatctcttggattccttaatcagagtcttcgtggtataagctagaatccattggcagcattcttgagaatccggaaagtttaaaccttatctgtggtattccaagtatgattcagggattgaatgattgtgacgagcttcaaactcacaagggttgggcgtagtgacagatgcaaaaggatcaatggatcctactccagcatgagtgagaatcgacagatgattagccgtgcggtgacagcgcacctggaccattttcactgagaggacggatggtagccattgacaacagtgatccaccaacacacagcttgccatatgAGGAACCTTgtgtgcgtgaagaagaagacagggggaaagtagagattcaaaacacaaagcatctccaaaactctaacatattctccattactgcataacaagtactatttaatccatgctttttatttactaccaattaaaaatgagatttattattatcctgactaagagttacaagataaccatagcttgcttcaagctgacaatctttgtgggatttgacccttactcatgtaaggtattacttggacgacccagtgcacttgctggttagtggtacgagttgtgaaaagtgtgatttacaattttgtgcaccagcaGACACTGGCAGGGGGTTGAAATGTATGAGAATGTACTGGCTGCTGGAAAAATCGAATCGTGCAGAGAACTCTTCAGGCAGTTGTTTGTAAATCCGCTGATTGGGGTGCACCCGTCGGATCCAGGAAAGCCCATCGTCTGCCGGTCAAGCGTTTGCCCGACCCGCGGGACCATGTGTGCCACCAACGATTCGTCGAGTGTGTCGTGCGTCCACTGCCTTGCCGAGTTTGAGGTGTTGCATTTCTTTATTCTGTTTACTTTCAGATGAAGCTTCGTTGTAACCAAAGTTGAATGTATTTCATTGCTAATGATTCGTGCGGTTGAGTTTAGTGGCTTTGTAAATTCCTGCTTTCGTATGTTTACTTTCACGCGGACCCTATGGTCAGGACTCAGGAGTAGGGGTGCAGGGACTCTAGGTTCACGAATAGTGGTGTACTTGCACCAACAAAGAACAAATAAATAACATTTATCTTATTCACCACTCTTAAGGCTCCATTAAATTACTTCATTCTTGAGAATATTAGCCCCACCTAGAAAATGGGCATCCAGTTAAATACGAAAGATGCTTCTTtcatcaatataattattattatactaTCTGAACGCATCGATAAACGAAAACATCTAGGGAAACGTATGCGGTACTGAACCACAACCCACTAACCCCCTCCCCCCCATGGCAGTATATGAAAAGGCAAAAAGCCACAAGATCAGTTACAAACTCATCTATCCTCTTCATAATCTCCAATAATCCCTCGACGAAGTTCTTGCAAATGACCGAAATTTTCGAGAAGGACACTAAGAAAGTGGACATATCCGTTCAGCACGAATGCCCGCTGAATCTCCTTCCTCGCAAAATTTGGTCGATTATTGCCACCATGGTTGCATCGAATTCGATTCAGGATCTGTTCAACATGCAGGCGACGTGTAAGGTTTTCCTCGGTGCGGCGAGATCAGACACTGTATACAAGCATGCGACGATGTCTTATGAATCGTTAGCGCGCTTTTTACTTAACCTCGACGGGCCTGAAAGGAGATTCCTTGATCGCTGTGTGGAAGTGGGAAATGTGGATGCTATAGTCCGACAAGGGTTCGCGGAATATCTCCGGTTTGGTCACAGTGACAAAGGCATTGAACTGCTTCCTAGGGCCTCAACGGAGGGCAGCGTCGAAGCAGGTTACCTATTTTCCATGTTGCTAATGTTTGATCACGAAGACGAGGATGACATGGTTAGGGGCGTTCAAATGATTTAGGGTTTTCGTATTTCTAGGCAGCTCGAGAGCTACACCAATTTCTTGATGGACGTTTGCAAAGATACTACGGTGATCTTAAATGAATTGTTTGCACGCATCTGAACGACCGTGACTGTTTACCACTCAGGCCAATCCTCCCCAGACTGTACTGTTGAGCGATTTGTCCAGTGCGTCGTGTGTGCAATGCTGGCCGAATACGAGGTGCCGAAGTTCTTGGGGACTTATTATGTTTAAGTAGTTTTCTAAACCCCGATGATGGAGGTGTTTAAGGAGTTTTTATTGTGTAATTGCAGTAAATGTATGTTTTATTATATAACATGAGAGAGAactaatttgaattttgtttcgATCAATGGCTTCGCATTCTTTGTTCGTCCAAGCAATCTATTTTGAAAGATGTATTTCCTATAATTTCATATAATAATAGGATATAAAAAAACGACACTATGTCTGCATTCCTTTGTTTTATTATGTAGTGTCTAGAAAACGTACGAGGCACTGAATcatttaaacaaataaaagatatCATAACAGCACAAAACGTATCGTTGGTGGTCGTGTGTCGTCTTTATACTTTCCAAAATCCCTGGCCTATGTTGCTTGCAAATGGCTGGAGGTTCCATGAAGAACGGAAGGAAAAGGAAGGTAGCCAAGAAGGTCGGAGATAAAGAGACCGTCTCCGTTGAGTACGAATGTCCGCTGAATCTTCTTCCTCGCGATATATGGTTCAAGATTGCCATGAGGGTTGCGTTGTATTCGATTAAGGATTTGTTCAACATGCAGGTGAGTTGCAAGGTGTTTCTGGGTGCAGCGAGGTTCGACGCTATTTACAAGGAGGCGTCGATGATGGAGTTGCCGATTGCGTCCTTTTTAGACAATTATGGCCTACCTAAACACAGGTTCATAGAACGATGCGCTGAGGCAGGAAATCCGGGTACCAAACTCCGGGCGGGGATGACTTAATTCAGTTTGTTTGGTGACTGCGTTGGTGTAACTAGGGATGAGCTGGAAGGCTGTTACATGTGTGCGATGTTGCTACTGTCTATTGCCAATGAAGACGAAGAGCTCATGCGAAAGGGACTTAAATTTTTTGAGATTGTATGTGCTTCTGGGGTGCTCGGAAGGTGCAGAGGTGTCTTCAGTCACTTATTTGCGGGTCCGGGGTTGGAACTTAAGCCGTTGTATACTAGACTACCCGAGGTTTGTCGGTCCACCAGTTGCCGCACCAGATGCACCATAGGTGATGTGGAAGATTTGTCCCGGGTCTCGTGTGTGCAGTGTTTGGCCGATTACGAGGTTCGGGTGTTCCTGGAGTTGTTTGCATTCGAATAAAAATTGTCTATCTTGGGGTTTGTGTTTCCGAAGTTTGTTAAGTTTAAGCATGGTTATCCTCATACtaaattagatatatttttattctgtttCTGTCTTCGTGCGTGGGTAGATCTTAGTTAGTTTGACTTGGTTAAGCTTGATGGTGTAAATTGGTTTAGAGGTTTTCCCTCACCTGGATGCTCAGAAGTGGAAGTGGATAGGTAGAGGTGTACTGTCACGCGAACCCCACGTTCAGGAGTAAGCGTGTACTTCAAGTCGAATTAGGTTCAGAAGCAGGTGTGCAGGGATACCAGGGTCAGGAGTAGGGGTGAACTACACCAACTTAGATAGAAAGAAAAAAGTTTTGTTCTGTCAAATCAACATTTTAAATTGAATGCAATTAACcgcaaataaaaaatttatcatttaattcgataatttaatttgatgtgaTCATTCACGGTTTTTAATCGGTTTAAGATTCCATAATCTACACAATACGAcatgtatttaattattttatctgATGCTTTCCAATATTAACTATTATCGATGAGCTCCATTAAAATTGCAAACAACAAAAACGTCATTCACATTTCCCATTTCCAATTTCCCATTTCTCATTTCCCATTTTCGGATATCGAGGCAAACTGGAAAATGAAAACGAGACTGCCCACCACTGTTTCGCAGAAGGAAGCCACTTCTAATTGTACGTATAAATAATTTTGGGTCTAAGTACATATATTAAATGTACTAATTATCCGGTATTATCCATAATGTTGGGCAACAAAACGATTGACGCGCTAAGCTGTAATAATTAACTAATGTCAGTGTATAATATATTATGTAAATTTTTCTGGCCGATACTAATGTTGCGTGTTATACCGTTAGTGTCCTTTTTATTTTACCTTGATCGGCCGGAGAAGAGTTTCATCGATCACTGCGTTGAAGCAGAAAATACGGATCCTATACTCCGACAGGGGTTGACGGAGTATTTCTGGATTGCCCACCGTGGCATTGGGATGGAACTGCTGTCTAGGGCCTGGACAGAGGGAAGCGTCGAAGCAGGTTACCTGTCTGCCATGTTGCTACCGTGTGATCACGAGAACGAAGAAAAATGCAAAGGGGTGTTGAAATGTTAGAGTCTATCCATACTTCCAAGGAGACGTCGAAAGGTGCAGGGAGTTCTTCGCGGACATTTTCTGGGAGTGATCGGTTGACGAGGTCAGGGTTTTCCTGGAGATTTAGATTTTAGTGAAAGTGGTTTTTTATTAACTCTCGTCAATCTGCCCCCCGAATGAACTGTTGTGGGGTTAGCTTTATGCAATCTGCCAAAATAGTATCTAGCAACTGGCGACTTGTTAAGAATCTATTTCTTAGTTGAAAAAAATGGCAGTTTGATCCAATAAATTAACATAATTAACTCACATTGTTGTTCACGCATTACTACATAGCTTCAtccgaaaatagaaagaaaaaaaactcaAATGCTGCGGAAATTAGATATAATTAAGAAAACCGAGTTTTACGTAGGGATTACAGAACATCAAAAGAACAGCTAAAGAAACACAGCAAATAAAGATTTGGAAGATAGATGCCGTAGGTCATATAGCCCCGACATCGTCTCCATTCTGCTCGGCGGTTTCCTGATAGTTAGAGCCGTGTGCCGTTGCCGGAGCTTGACCATACAATTGGCGGACCAATAACCCTAGCTTGATCTCCACAGCCTCGAGCCTGCCTTTCATTTCACGCCACGGTGCCATCTGTTGCTGTTCCCTTTGATGAAGATCGGCAATTTCTGCTTTCAACACGTTTGCTTTGTCTTCGAGTTCGCGAATGGTGGTTTGATGCTGTTCCATCTCCGTGTGCAACTTCCTTTCCAACCGGCGGCCTTGATCCAGTTGATGCTTCTTTATACTCGCTCTGACTTTCGTGGTGATTGCCTCTATTCCTTGCTTCGTCTTGTGTCCTATGAAGACTATCCTCAAAAATCTCATCCTCCGTTGGAGGGTGTCGATAAGATCTGCGGTCGGAGGTTCCTTGAGGTCGCCGAGACTAATGGCGTGGTCGTTGAGAGATTCGTGCGACGTTTTCTCGGATGAAGACTGGGAGGTCTTCTAGACGACGAAGGCCCTTAAAGCAATGATTTTTCTCCCGGCAGAGAGGTTAGAGATAAAGGTAAGGATTATAGGAACTGACGAATGGTTATGACTTGTGACGGACTTGTGCATTGATATACattaatcaaaatcaaaatttaagttATGAATAAATAAACTAATACATTTTAATGTGGTTAATTAATGTACGTATGCTATTCCTTGAAAATGAAGATAATAATGGACCTGGTGGTTTTAtcaataaacgaagaaaaagctTGGGGAAATGTGTGCTGCATCGCTTATGCAAATTCGCAATAAATGCAAATCTTGGTAATGTGACGTTAGAGTAGATAAGAAGGGCTAAAGGTCTAGGACTGCTATGAATAAGGTGGTAGATGGGACTTACgttgattttataaaaaaatgattacTTGGCTAGGCAATGGAGAGTCACCGAATGTGAGGTCAGTAACGGAAAACAATTGTATTTTCCACAAGTAAATTTTTAATACGAAAcagaaaacaaataaataaaaatgatggCAAAACGAGTCAAACAGTGCCAAAACGAGTCAAACAGTTGCAAAAATCATTACATAATACATATATTAGATAGgataaccaaaaaaatattgagaACCTAATCCTATCCTATCAGTCAAAGAGGTGGACAAACAGGATCAACTCATAATCTGCTCGACAATGCATGCACGGAATATGAGCAGCACCTCCATCACCGTCGTTTACGTCCCACCCTCTTCCATAGCGTTGATGGCGGTAAATAGCACCCATGTTTCCACGGCTTGGACATGCATGCGAAGAATAGACTAAATTTTCTGCGTTTAGCATTGGCAGGCAACGCAGGTGTGTCCACGTCTCCTGGATAACGCCGCGGAACACCAATTTGCAGATTGTTAGGGCACCGGCCGCCTCAAGCCCACGAAAAGCTTGTAAGCCCTTGTTTTTTGACTCGAAGTCATCACGTAGCTTTAGCATCATCGACACTGTGTACTGGGCTTCCGAATGGCCCTAGGCTGTGACAACATGCATGGTTTCCATCCCTGCAAAACGACACCCAACGAGGAAAAAGTCAGACACAGCAGATCGAAATAGAACTTCCAGGTGCCCGCTCTGCCTGCATCTTGCTAAGAAGTTTCTTCTCGGCTGGTGCATGGGACTCACACTCCACCATCGTTGGTCCCAACTTGGAATATTGGTGCATCGGTAAACAAAATCCTTCTCCCCTGCATTGCGTTCAGCGGTGCACGACATCCTGAGACTACACAAGTCCCTGACGAACTGTGCTGTGGTCCTTCCGGCAATTAAGGTCCAAACATCGTGGGGAAGGTTGGCCGGGCCTGTCAGACGATACATCTCCTCTCTTTGTATTGAACGCCTGAGACGATAGATGAATGGGCGGTTATGTGTAAGTAGTGGACAACACAAAGGCTCCAAGCAGTTATCTCAATGGCTGTTGTTTACGGTGTCTTTATAGTCACCCGGTGCCGTGTGCGATGGTATCCCATCGGTTGTGTACCGTGCCTCTACACCTACTCAGCCACACTCACGTTGATTAGGGAGCGTGCCGATTCAGTTTCCCATCGGCTCACACACGGCTTCCTTAGCAAACACGTCCCTTGtattcagattttttttattttgatttttttttcaacttttcGGTCAATAACTTCCTTTATCACTTCTGTTTTTTCCATTTCGTCGCTTGGGGATTCCcaatttctttttttgctcTTTATGTTTTGTAGTATCCGAATTTAATGCTActatttaaatttattcttttaatcaTATTAATTTACATTGTTTAGACATTGTTCAAAAATCTTATTGgttacctatacttttcctatATCTATATATAATAAGTATCAGTTTAACCAAAGAATAGTTCATCTGTTAATAGACTAGATAATCGCTGGATAATATAAATCGCTGACAAATATTTACATCATGGATATATAAAGAACAAAGCATTCATTACACGATATGTCAATACTAAACCTAATATTATACGTCAATACTAAACCGAAATATTATACATCAATACTAAACCTAATATGCATGACAATCCTAAACCTTAGGTATGTGAACGTATCATTCCACCTCGTAGTCGGCGCGACAGCGAATGCACCGGATATGGTTGACGCCTCCGACACCAGGGACGGAGTCCCGCTCTGCCGCCCTTTGGCTATAGTCATAGAGAAGACCAATGTGGCCTCAGGTCAAGCATCTGGTCGAGTCACAGACCGTATGTTCTTcgaaaatagaaggatgtgggaaggagggaagaaaattttcgaaaattcatttaaaagattttgaaaacattttgaaaatttgattgataattttcgaaaattaaaagtgaaaaagaaatcaagtgatttttgaaaaagattttgaaattagaaattaaaaagatttgattgaaaactattttgaaaaggatgtggttaaaaagatttgattgaaaagttatggttttaaaaagatgtgattgagaagatatgatttgaaaacaattttaaaagatatgatttgaaaacaatttgaaaagatatgattttaaaaattaatgacttgcctaacaagaaaagatatgattcagacattaaacctttctcaacagaaaaggtaacaatcttgaaattttgaatcaaatcattaattgttagtaagtatctttgaaaaaggaaagaaattaattttgaaaacatttgattgaaaagatatgatttgaaaaagatttgattttggaaaactttgaaaacttgaaaaaaaattgattttgaaaacagaatcttccccctagcaccatcctggcgttaaacgcccagaatggtatacattctggcgtttaacgcccaaaatgctacctttttgggcgttaaacgcccaaccaggtaccctggctggcgtttaaacgccagtctgcctttttcactgggcatttttgaatgctcagctttttctgtataattcctctgcagtatgttctgaatcttcaattctttgtatcattgacttgaaaagacacaaattaaaaatatttttggatttttaataatcaaaatgcaaaaggaatcaattaacaatgcatgcaagacaccaaacttagcagtttgtatactactgacactaacaatatgagaatgcatatgagacacacaaaatgcttcaagtcaatagaattcaaagattagaacacaaaaatcatcaagaattacttgaggatccttaagacacatgaatgaatgcatgcaattgacaccaaacttaagatgagacactagacttaagcatgaaacatcaaatatttttggttttttatgattttacaaatttttttgtgtttttcgaaaattaagtgggaaaaggtatcaaaatccttgatgagaattccaggaatcagtgcaatgctagtctaagactccggtccaggaattagacatggcgtcacagccagccaagctctcaaagaaagcttcggtccaaaacactagacatgaccaaaggtcagccaaatcttagcagatcactgctccaagagcaaaattgatgagaatcaacaagctcttgtggtgataagttgaaacctcggtccaatcagattagacatggcttctcagccagccagatttcaacaaatcatcatgaaactctagaattcatcttcaagaatttcaaaaaaaataaatacctaatctaagcaacaagatgaaccgtcagttgtccaaactagaacaatcccaggcattgttaccaaaagcttgctcaaaacttgaacaatccccggcaacggcgccaaaaacttggtgcgcgaacttgtgaacaatacttttcacaactctcataatccctggtcatgaactccaaaaacttggtggttcaattccatggcattacacaacttcgcacaactaaccagcaagtgcactgggtcgtccaagtaataccttacgtgagtaagggtcgatcccacggagattgttagcattgaagcaagctatggtcatcttgtaaatcttagtcaggcaaactcaaatgtatatgatgatgaacgaaaataacaaagaagataaagatagtgatacttatgtatatcattggtgtaagagcttcagacaagtgtatgaagatgccttcccttccgtctctctgctttcctaatgccttcatccaatcctttcttactcctttccatggcaagctcgtgtagggtttcactgttgtcagcagctacctcccatccgcgcagtgaaagctaatgcacgcactctgtcacagtgctgccaatcaccggtttggttccctcccctaccggaatagaatcactcttttgcgtctgtcactaacgcccagtaggttacaggtttgaagcacgtcacagtcattcaatcattgaatcctactcagaataccacagacaaggttagaccttccgaattctcttgaatgctgccatcaggtcctgcctataccacgaagactctgacctcacggaatggttggctcgtttgtcaggcgagcactcggttgtcaggcgatcaaccatgcatcgtgcaatcaggaatccaagagatattcactaagcctcagatgcttgtagaacaagaatggttgtcagtcaccttgttcatgggtgagaatggtgatgggcgtcaatcatcaccttcatcatgttgaagaacaagtgatatcttggacaaagaacaagcggaattgaatggaagaacaatagtaattgcattaatactcgaggtacagcagagctccacaccttaatctatggtgtgtagaaactccaccgttgaaaatacataagaacaaggtctaggcatggccgaatggccagcctcccaaaggtctaagatagcataaaacaaagatagctacccaaaaATCCTccctatacaatagtaaaaggtcctacttatagaaaactagtacatagatgagtaaatgacataaaaatccacttccgggcccacttggtgtgtgcttgggctgagcaatgaagcaatttcgtgtagagactctccttggagttaaacgccagctttagtgccagtttgggcgtttaactcccaattaggtgccagttccggcgtttaacgctggaatttcttgaggtgactttgaacgccggtttgggccatcaaatcttgggcaaagtatggactattatatattgctggaaagcccaggatgtctactttccaacgccattaagagcgcgccaattgggcttctgtagctccagaaaattcacttcgagtgcagggaggtcagaatccaacagcatctgcagtccttttgagtctctggatcagatttttgctcaggtccctcaatttcagccagaaaatacctgaaatcacagaaaaacacacaaactcatagtaaagtccagaaaagtgaattttaactaaaaactaataaaaatatactaaaaactaactagattatactaaaaatatactaaaaacaatgccaaaaagtatacaaattatccgctcatcacaacaccaaacttaaattgttgcttgtccccaagcaacttaagatcaaataagataaaagaagagaatatgcaatgaactccaaaaacatctatgaagatcagtattaattagatgagcggggcttttatctttttgcttctgaatagttttggcatctcactctatcccttgtaattcagaatgattggcttctttaggaactcagaatccagatagtgttaatgattctcctagtaaagtatgatgattcttgaacatagctatttcttgagtcttggccgtggcccaaagcactctgccttccagtattaccaccggatacatacatgccacagacacataattgggtgaaccttttcagattgtgactcagctttgctaaagtccccaattagaggtgtccagggttcttaagcacactcttattgccttggatcacaactttatttctttctttttctttctttttttttttcgattttttttttcgtttgctttttctctctttttttctgctttttcttgcttcaagaatcatttttaatgatttttcagatcctcagtaacatgtctcctttttcatcattctttcaagagccaacattcatgaaccacaaattcaaaagacatatgcactgttcaagcatacattcagagaacaaaagtgttgccaccacatcaaaataattaaactattataaaattcagaattcatgcaattctttccttttcaattaagcacgtttctattcaagaaaggtgatggattcataggacattcataacttttaaggcatagacactaagacactaatgatcacaagacacaaacatggataaccataagcataaaaatcgaaaaacaaaagaataaagaacaaggaaatcaaggaacgggtccaccttagtgatggcggctctttcttgctcttgaagatccaatggagtgcttgagctcctcaatgtctcttccttgtctttgttgctcctccctcatgattctttggtcttctctaatttcatggaggagaatggagtgttcttgatgctccacccttagttgtcccatgttggaactcaattctcctagggaggtgtttacttgctcccaatagttttgtggaggaaagtgcatcccttgaggcatctcagggatctcatgatgagaggggtctcttgtgtgctccatccttttcttggtaatgggcttatcctcatcaatggtgatgtctccttctatgtcaactccaactgaataacagaggtgacaaatgagatgaggaaaggctaaccttgccaaggtggaggtcttgtctgccaccttatagagttcttgggctataacctcatgaacttctatttcttctccaatcatgatgctatggatcatgatggcccggtctatggtaacttcggaccggttgctagtgggaatgattgagcgttgtatgaactctaaccatcctctagccacgggcttgaggtcatgccttctcaattgaaccggctttcctcttgaatcttgcttccattgtgcgccctcttcacatatggttgtgaggacttggtccaacctttgatcaaagttgacccttctagtgtaagggtgctcatctccttgcatcataggcaagttgaacgccaccctcacactctccggactaaaatccaagtatttcccccgaaccatagtgagataattctttggattcgggttcacactttggtcatggttcttggtgatccaggcattggcatagaactcttgaaccatcaagattccgacttgttgaatggggttggtaagtacttcccaacctcttctttggatctcatggcggatctccggatattcaccctttttgagtgaaaaggggacttcggggatcaccttcttcaaggccacaacttcatagaagtggacttgatgcacccttgagaggaatctatccatctcccatgactcggaggtggaagcttttgccttccctttcctctttttagaggtttctccggccttggatgccataaatggttatgaaaaagcaacgcttttaccaca includes:
- the LOC130934239 gene encoding uncharacterized protein LOC130934239, with translation MMLKLRDDFESKNKGLQAFRGLEAAGALTICKLVFRGVIQETWTHLRCLPMLNAENLVYSSHACPSRGNMGAIYRHQRYGRGWDVNDGDGGAAHIPCMHCRADYELILFVHLFD
- the LOC130934238 gene encoding putative F-box protein At1g67623, with the translated sequence MKRQKATRSVTNSSILFIISNNPSTKFLQMTEIFEKDTKKVDISVQHECPLNLLPRKIWSIIATMVASNSIQDLFNMQATCKVFLGAARSDTVYKHATMSYESLARFLLNLDGPERRFLDRCVEVGNVDAIVRQGFAEYLRFGHSDKGIELLPRASTEGSVEAGYLFSMLLMFDHEDEDDMVRGVQMI